A stretch of Verrucomicrobiota bacterium DNA encodes these proteins:
- a CDS encoding Cof-type HAD-IIB family hydrolase yields the protein MTTSKNIRMMIADVDGTLVTQEKVLTERAIAAVHKLHDAGILFAVTSGRPPRGMSMLIDPLKLTTPISGFNGGIVVDREMNVIDQKVIQQDLVKPMFKLLKSMSLDVWVYQGAKWYVGNRKAPHVDREAWTVKFEPLVVDDIESITENVAKIVGVSDDLSSIQAATEAAHKEFGSHVSAEPSQPYYLDITHPEANKGSTVEYLSAKYNIPSSAIATIGDMPTDVLMFERSGVGIAMGNAKPDVQKAARDVTLSNEQEGFAVAVERFILGLG from the coding sequence ATGACAACTTCCAAAAATATACGGATGATGATCGCCGATGTGGACGGCACTCTAGTTACTCAGGAAAAAGTTCTCACGGAGCGAGCCATAGCAGCAGTTCACAAACTCCATGATGCCGGCATTCTCTTTGCCGTCACAAGCGGTCGTCCCCCTCGCGGGATGTCGATGCTCATTGATCCCCTGAAGCTCACGACACCGATCTCGGGTTTCAACGGCGGGATTGTTGTCGATAGGGAGATGAATGTCATCGATCAGAAGGTCATCCAGCAAGATCTCGTGAAACCGATGTTCAAGCTCCTCAAGTCGATGTCGCTTGATGTCTGGGTTTATCAGGGAGCCAAGTGGTATGTGGGTAATCGTAAGGCGCCTCATGTGGACCGTGAGGCTTGGACGGTGAAGTTCGAGCCACTGGTGGTGGATGATATCGAATCGATCACCGAGAACGTGGCGAAAATCGTCGGCGTGAGTGACGACCTAAGCTCGATTCAGGCTGCCACAGAAGCTGCCCATAAGGAATTCGGGTCACATGTTTCCGCAGAACCCTCGCAGCCCTACTACCTCGATATCACGCATCCCGAGGCTAACAAGGGCTCGACCGTCGAGTATCTCTCCGCCAAGTACAACATCCCCTCCTCCGCCATCGCTACGATCGGTGACATGCCGACCGATGTCCTGATGTTCGAGCGCTCCGGCGTGGGTATTGCTATGGGCAACGCGAAGCCCGATGTGCAAAAGGCGGCACGCGATGTCACTCTCTCCAACGAGCAGGAGGGCTTTGCCGTCGCCGTGGAGCGCTTTATTCTGGGATTGGGTTAG
- a CDS encoding rhodanese-like domain-containing protein has translation MSNTIPIVSPHKAREIATGNNSSILLDVRTPSEFSARRALGASNIPLDTLDAFTESLPKNAPILLLCEKGGRAAIAATKLQGHGFADVHVIEGGTEAWASSGLPIEGTGRKTISIERQVRIGAGSFVLLGVILGFLLNHAFFGLSAFVGGGLIFAGITDWCGMGLLLARAPWNR, from the coding sequence ATGAGTAACACTATTCCCATCGTTTCGCCCCACAAGGCACGCGAGATCGCCACAGGAAACAACTCTTCGATACTGCTCGATGTTCGCACCCCCTCGGAGTTCTCCGCCCGGAGAGCGCTCGGGGCTAGCAACATTCCGCTGGATACACTCGATGCCTTCACCGAATCTCTTCCGAAGAATGCTCCGATTCTCCTCCTCTGCGAGAAGGGAGGTCGTGCAGCAATTGCCGCGACCAAGTTGCAGGGACATGGCTTTGCGGATGTTCATGTGATCGAGGGAGGAACTGAGGCATGGGCTTCCTCTGGGCTCCCCATTGAGGGAACAGGCCGCAAAACCATCAGTATCGAGCGACAGGTCCGGATTGGTGCAGGCAGCTTCGTTCTTCTAGGTGTGATTCTTGGATTTCTGCTGAATCACGCATTCTTCGGCCTTTCAGCATTCGTAGGTGGTGGACTTATCTTTGCAGGCATCACGGACTGGTGCGGCATGGGGCTTCTTCTGGCACGCGCACCTTGGAACCGATAA
- a CDS encoding SufS family cysteine desulfurase, with translation MSEPIPVIPGGFAPPGIGETAHSDLVAGLFREQLSRKLPSSAPDPGFSIPNADVVEHFEPSTFASTPYLDSYAGAPDYSAYPETYPTSYSDASDSPISFTNFEEMDPLPTPAVSESAPVSTSPISELSLENHEFQPYSPSHSQDGALNPPPIHSLSPGSVSTESLATTEPSRPDLPFGEPLGPRPNLLLDPSLQGAKPSPDGTQAIPLTGYSETPSYYFLDEPAPQSISNPKTGTSDSALLPSTSFNVEAVRRDFPILSEKNSGKPLIFLDNAATTQKPQSVIDATSYFYEHDNSNIHRAAYELSVRATEAFEGARDKVADFLGARSSKEIVFTRGTTEAINLVANTFGRRFIGQGDEIILSQLEHHANIVPWQMLAKQVGAVIKVIPINDRGELILEEYIRLLGPRTKLVSVAHVANSLGTINPIEEIIQIAHAHGVHVLVDGAQSTPHIPINVQALDADFLVFSGHKVFGPTGIGALYGKSHLLEMLPPWQGGGHMIRDVTFERTIFQDAPEKFEAGTPNIAGAVGLGAAIDYIHKVGIHNIAAYEHSLLEYATPRLAAVRGLRPIGTAARKASVLSFVILGIPNDTIASHLDKQGIAVRSGHHCAMPAIRHFGLESSVRPSLAFYNTTDEIDALVAALHEITSTHRP, from the coding sequence ATGTCTGAGCCGATTCCCGTCATCCCGGGGGGCTTCGCGCCCCCCGGGATCGGGGAGACCGCACACAGCGATCTCGTTGCAGGACTCTTCCGGGAACAGCTTTCCCGAAAGCTCCCGTCATCCGCTCCCGATCCTGGCTTTTCGATTCCGAATGCCGATGTCGTCGAGCATTTCGAACCTTCTACCTTTGCCTCAACGCCCTATTTGGACTCCTATGCAGGCGCACCGGACTACTCTGCCTATCCGGAGACTTATCCTACTTCCTATTCGGACGCTTCAGACTCACCAATCTCCTTCACAAACTTCGAGGAAATGGATCCTTTGCCCACTCCAGCAGTTTCCGAATCCGCGCCTGTATCCACGTCCCCCATTAGTGAACTGAGCTTGGAAAACCATGAGTTCCAACCCTATTCCCCTTCCCATTCCCAGGATGGAGCGTTGAATCCTCCTCCGATTCATTCCCTTTCACCCGGTAGCGTCTCGACCGAGTCACTTGCAACAACCGAGCCCTCTCGCCCGGATCTCCCGTTTGGTGAACCTCTCGGCCCTCGTCCCAATCTTCTACTGGATCCCTCTCTTCAAGGAGCAAAGCCTTCACCTGATGGGACTCAGGCGATCCCTCTCACCGGATACTCGGAGACTCCGAGCTATTACTTCCTCGACGAGCCGGCACCACAGAGCATTAGCAATCCCAAGACAGGAACATCTGACTCAGCCCTACTTCCATCCACTTCATTCAATGTGGAGGCAGTGCGCCGCGACTTTCCAATCCTCTCGGAAAAGAACAGCGGTAAGCCCCTGATCTTCCTCGATAACGCCGCGACAACCCAGAAGCCGCAATCGGTGATCGACGCCACCTCATACTTCTACGAACACGACAACAGCAATATCCATCGCGCCGCCTACGAACTCTCGGTGCGAGCCACGGAGGCCTTTGAGGGAGCTCGCGATAAGGTCGCCGATTTCCTTGGCGCACGCTCCTCCAAGGAGATTGTCTTTACCCGTGGAACGACCGAGGCGATCAATCTTGTGGCGAATACCTTCGGGCGCCGTTTCATCGGTCAGGGTGACGAGATCATCCTCAGCCAGCTCGAGCACCACGCCAACATCGTTCCATGGCAGATGCTCGCCAAACAAGTCGGTGCCGTCATCAAGGTTATCCCTATCAACGACCGTGGTGAACTGATCCTCGAAGAATACATCCGCCTGCTCGGACCACGTACCAAGCTGGTTTCCGTGGCGCATGTAGCCAACTCTCTCGGAACCATCAATCCGATTGAGGAAATCATCCAGATAGCCCACGCGCATGGCGTCCATGTTCTCGTCGACGGGGCCCAATCGACCCCTCACATCCCGATCAACGTGCAGGCCCTCGACGCGGACTTCCTCGTCTTCTCCGGCCACAAGGTTTTCGGACCTACCGGTATCGGAGCCCTCTACGGCAAATCCCACCTCCTCGAGATGCTGCCTCCGTGGCAAGGTGGTGGACACATGATCCGGGACGTCACCTTTGAGCGGACGATCTTCCAGGATGCCCCGGAGAAATTCGAAGCGGGTACCCCGAACATCGCCGGAGCAGTAGGCCTCGGCGCAGCAATCGATTACATTCACAAGGTTGGCATCCACAATATCGCTGCCTACGAGCACTCACTCCTCGAGTATGCGACACCAAGGCTTGCTGCCGTACGGGGTCTTCGTCCCATTGGAACTGCCGCTAGAAAGGCGAGCGTGCTCTCCTTTGTGATCCTCGGTATCCCTAACGACACGATTGCCTCACACCTTGACAAACAGGGGATCGCAGTCCGCTCTGGTCACCACTGCGCGATGCCGGCCATCCGTCACTTCGGACTGGAGAGTTCCGTACGACCTTCCCTGGCGTTTTACAACACTACGGATGAAATTGATGCGCTGGTGGCGGCACTTCACGAAATCACCAGCACACACCGCCCCTGA
- a CDS encoding DoxX family protein has product MKHLIASTAPQATILIRLMVGGIFLSEGIQKFLYPDQLGAGRFLKIGIPAHEVLGPFVGCMECLCGILILLGLLTRFATVPMLATMFVAIVSTKGPILVGHGFLGFLLQPLPRYGFLSLTHEARTDLCMILGLLFLLIAGAGKFSIDHLLSQSHQSR; this is encoded by the coding sequence ATGAAACACTTGATTGCCTCGACTGCTCCCCAAGCAACAATCCTCATCCGTCTAATGGTAGGTGGGATCTTCCTTTCCGAAGGCATCCAAAAGTTTCTTTATCCGGATCAGCTTGGTGCCGGAAGGTTTTTGAAAATCGGCATTCCCGCTCATGAAGTCCTGGGGCCTTTTGTGGGATGCATGGAGTGCCTTTGCGGGATTCTTATTCTTCTGGGGCTCCTCACCCGTTTTGCGACAGTTCCAATGTTGGCGACCATGTTCGTTGCGATAGTTTCCACCAAGGGTCCGATCCTTGTCGGACACGGGTTCCTTGGCTTCCTTCTGCAACCGCTCCCACGTTATGGCTTTTTGAGCCTCACCCACGAGGCGCGCACCGATCTCTGCATGATTCTAGGCCTGCTTTTTCTCCTGATAGCCGGGGCAGGCAAGTTCTCCATTGATCATTTACTCTCCCAGAGTCATCAAAGCAGATGA